Within the Channa argus isolate prfri chromosome 12, Channa argus male v1.0, whole genome shotgun sequence genome, the region agtctctagggcttgcagatttgctttctacaacatcaggaagagcagaccctacatcacggaatacacaacccaactcattgtacaggcgctggtcacatctcgtcttgattactgcaacgctttgttgatggggtttccagtatccacaatcaaacctttgcagatgatccaaaatgcagcagctcgcctcatttttaatcagccaaaaaagacccatgtcacaccactttttagatctctacactggcttcctgtagctgctcgcatcaggttcaaagctctgtctcttgcttacagggtggttaactcgacagcttacccgcttacctcaactcactcaagtctacaatccttcctgcccgctgcgatctgccaacgaacaacgtatggtggtcccagcaccgcatagaagacaccaagcaaaactgtttagcgcaatgatctcacaatggtggaacgagctaccaaacgctgcacgctcagctgactctctccaatattcaaaaaactgctgaaaactgaactgcTCCGCAtgttcctatgcacttaaatctcttaataaaaaaaaaaatccctttctgctctcttgcacttgcatctcgtgaacacttttctgataggactttgctttgatgttttctccttgatttttgcttgccttgtacctcacttgtaagtcgctttggatataagcatctgctaaatgactaaatgtaaagctCTGGCCTCCACTGCTACTGTGTGGAACCAtggttatttttgaccaggaccTGTCCTTAACCTCCCACATACACGCTAACTTTTAGAACGGCCTTCTTCTATTGCCAAAATTAAAAGCATCCTGTATCAAAGCTAGGTTGAAAAAGTAGCCCATGCATTTCTTACTTCCATATTGGGCTACTGTAATATAAAATCTTGAAAACCGCAAATCTAGAATTTCAAACCCTCCTCACATACCTCAGTGCCATATTATCCAATAAACCCCTTTTAATCGCAAAGCAGGCCTACTTGAGATTCCCACAGTGTCCAACCATAGCATGGGAGCCAGAGCCTTTGGACATCAAGCGCCACTCCTGTGGAATTGGCTTGTAAGCCAGACAGCCTCTACTTTTATGACTTGGCTTAAAGTGTTTTCTAGATAAAGCTCAATAAAAAAGCGCAACCAAGCCATTCAAAAACTGCACAGTGAACATCCCTGTGTAATGGAAGTTGCTTCCCATCTAGTAGACTTGTTTGAACATTGGTGCATCCACAGTGTGATCAGACACAGACCAGCTTGTTTCAATGTCGGAGCCTTTAATTGTGTAGTATTCAGTACAACATGCAAGAGTATGATCAAGACCAAGTTGGTGAAGTAAGCCATCGGTCATATCCATGCACTGCGCATCTGTGCTGCAGAGAGTTCATGGCTGCAGCTGGTCCTTCTCACATACAAAGGGCATTTTGTTTGAGCAGGGTAGAGCACTGAATTTCTCATCTGTGAAGACAAGACATTTAAATATCACTCACTGCTTTATTAGTCAAGTAAGAAGTCTTGCGGGCCAAATATACACTATACATTAACTTTTACAGAGACAGGACATAGTCATCTTTTACTAGAGGGTGTGTTGAATTATGGCTTGTTCCTGCCTTGTGTTACCTCCAAAGTTCATCACCAAACAGCACTCGGCAGCAGGACAAACAAGCTGTACTGGAGACCTCAGGTGAAAATTCAAAGCTAGCTCAAACAAGGCCCATCTTCCCACCTGGAAATAACATGAAAAAGGTTAGGTCATCATATGGTTTCCAGACTCCTTTGCCCTTAGTTTCAGTAATCAGTTACATACCTGTGATGAAGTAGAGCCTCTAAGCCATACGGGTTGAGATAGTTTAGTGGCTGTCATTACCAGTTGTTGAATAAAGTTATATTCGTCAACACTGGTCATCAATGCAAGGTGTCCATTTTGAGACTGACAGCAGTTCTACAGAAGGACACAGAACAGGAATGTCATGGTATGTTCGAATCCAGAGATGAGAAAGGACAAGACCAAAAATgaccacacaaaaacagacatttgatCACAGACAAAATCACAAATGAGGCTTGAATTTTAGCAATGACATTGTGGACCGAATCCAAATTCCCCTGATTACCTCAGCATCGTCCCAAGATGTTAGTGTCGAATTGCAGTAATAACAGCGGTCATTATAGGGAGTCCAGTTGGTGGGACACCGTGGCGTCTTAGTATCACGAGTCTCGGAAACCAACACTGTCCAACAGAATTTAACATGTGTACACTGATGCCATACAACAACATTAACTCTGTGCGTATTCAAGTACACATGAGACAGTTGTACACAAGTTCAATCACCTACATTTTATTCCACCTTAGAATTTGCACTTGATTACAGTTGGCAGGAAGTGGTTTTTATGTCAAATTTCACATGTAATTACTAATAATGCCCAATGGGTTTTAAAACCTTTGACTTGGTAACTTGCCATTTGCAGCTTGACATTTACAAATCAATACTCACTAGCAGCTGTGGCCAGAGTCAACGTGCCACAGATGAGAAGAGACATCGTCCTCATGGACATGAAGTGTTAAAGAGGTTTACCTTCACTGAAGAGAAGCAGACACATCACTAACAAACTAAGACTTTCTCCAAATgcttcatttcagaggcagAAGTCAGTAAGTGTTCAGAACAGACATAATTTCAACACAGATACTCGGGACTCGTTACCAGAGAAGAGGTGAACAGGGGACACAAAAACTGAGGTAGATTCAGGTCCAACACAGGCTTCAAAGAGAGCAAACAAAAGCTGGCTgaaggcttttatccaaactgtGATGGGCTGATGATCTGCAGGTGAGAGTGGGTGGAGCGAGATAAGCCAGGCAAGGCAGCAGTAATGTACCTGCTTTGCATCAGTGCCTCCAAGCCGTGTGAAGTGCTGGATGAAGTACTTAAAGATTGTACCTAATTAAAAGTATGaatactaaaaactaaaatatacttttttgtaTGTTCCTGTCTTTTTCTGGGGACCACTGCTGACttatgattgtgtttgtgtgtgggtgggggtggttaggaaaatctgaaaatgggGTCAGGTCACAGAGAGCCATATATCCCTTGACAAGGAGACAATGCCAGTGTCAAGGTATGTGGTTGTCTTGTAGCATTATTCTGTTATTTGCTGTTATTTAATACACTGGATGGACATGCATAACCCCACTGTGCACTATTGCGTGTGGCTGCCTTCCTTCAGAAGGAGACCGGAACAAAACAGTCTTGTGTCAAAAAATAGACCATTAGTCCGGTGGTTTTCGCTTTAACTGTGTGCGCTCCTGCGCAGTGTATCCAGATCTTGGTAGACAGGCCAAATTTGCCACAAAAATTGCTTCACTGACTGCATACTGGCTGATTTTAGGCGCTGCTAATATGACGaataattcttttaaaacaGACAATGGAAGGAAGAACTGACTCTATGCCTGCACCTGGTTTAGTGTAGCAATTCCTGTCTTGCTAGTGATTTGTTTTGCTggaaacagctgcctgctgtaACTGGAAATGGACTTGGAAAGTGAATGGTGATCCAAACAGTGGAGGTTCAGCTGTAAAATCCCAAAACACAACACTTTTCAGAACTGATTCTAAGACTAAATTTAAACTATGTGTATGAGTATCTTCACGAGTTTCAGGGAAGACAAAGAGACATGTTAGTATTTTACTAGTAGTTTactaaattaatatttcatacTTGTTTTATGAAATGGTAGAATGTAATAAGGAGTTGTATACTGGTATATATTGAATTTATGGAAAAACACAGCAACCCtgtcttttaattcaattcaatttaactttatttatatagcgctaattcacaacaaagtcatctcaaagagctttacagaataaaatcaagactataaagatgtatagagagaacccaacaattcccccttgagcaagccctatgcaacagtggaggaaaaaaaactcccttttcggaagaaacctctagcagaaccaggctcaggggcCACTGAGaagggtgagtggaaagtgaagagagaaaagaaaagagcaacaacaaaacatcagggcAGGTTCTAatcacacatatacaaacacccCACATCCTCCCACTTCATCTGTTCTCTTCATCATCAACctccaataaaaatgtgttttcagacgGGACCTAAAAGGCAGAACTTCTCAGTTCTAGTCACGAGCCTAGCTGCTGTTTTCTGAACAGTTTGTAGGCgtttcaagtctttttggtGTAGTGAGGAAAATAGGCCATTGCAATAATCTAGATgagaggagataaaagcatCAATAATAGTCTCAGCATCTTTAAAATTTAACACACAGCACTGAAGTAGTTTAGTGATGTGATGCTCAAAACACaagttgcagtcaaataaaacagcaaGATTACAGGCAACTGGCTTAATGCGTTTTGATCAAGGCCCTAAGGATGGGAGTATATTAGTGGAAATATTTTGAGTTCCAATTATgagaatttctgatttatttgaatttaattgaagaaaATTTAAGGACATCGAGTTTCTAATATCAGACATACAATCTTGTAGAGAACTCAGCCTACTATGGTCCATAGGAGTAATAGGGAGATACAGCTGAGTGTCATCGGCAAAACAGTGAGATGAAATATTATGTCTGCGTATGACATCATCCAGTGGAAGCATGTAGATTGAGAAAAGAATTGGGCCAAGTATCAATCCTTGGGGAACACCATACTCAGAGGGGCATGACATATGATTGTCAATGGAGACGCAAGATTTCCTATtagacaaatatgaagcaaaccagttTAATGCTATGCCCGATATACCCACCCAGTGCCTCAGTCTATCCAACAGAATATTATGGTCTACTCTGTCAAATGCTGCACTTAAATCCAACAGCACTAGGATAGAGCACACTAACCCCAATAACTCGCTTTACAATGCTTTACATCCCCCCCTTTGTGTGCATATCAcataaagaaagagagggagggaaagggaTCCAGAGCAACACATTCCAGCACAGTGCTACCAAATTAACTGCAACCTCCTCTATTTTGTCATAATTGTACAGTGTATcgctttgttttatttcatttttaaatatttttttatcccACCGCCAATAAAATTAAAGACTTTTCATCCATTAATGCTTTGATTGTGAGGCCTAAATGATTTCTCAGGTTACCATCAATATCAGTTTTTCTAGCATCTTTGACAACCCCCTCCATGAACTCTATGGAAACCGCTTCCCCTGGGGCTGAGTACACTGGAGAAGAGATTTTGAAACTTTACTGTATCTTTGTCCTGCTGAAGAACCGTAAAGTCCAGAGTAGGTCATCTGATAActtaaaaagcaaagaaagagaaaacaaaatgggtTGCCATTCACTAAAGTAGCTTTTAGGGAACTGCAGTTTCTTTAAAGCTACCTCACTCCTTGGTTACCTGTATCCAGACCTCCTGGTTGTTCTCGCACCACCCTACATGCTTGGACATATCGGTCAACTTCAGCATTACCTTGCCAGTATTTTCCTTGCGTAGTGTGTGCTCTTCGGTGCATCGCTTTGAGGTTGTGAGTAGATTGATAGTTAGGATAGAGCAACAACAGTTATATTTCATTGGTTACTGTATTATcgattttgttattttaaaccCTTTTGTTTGCCATCTGgtaaataaagtacaatataTGCAATTCGGTACAATTCAATGCTGAGAAACTTTTGAAAAGGTTCCTTTAATATGTTCATAGCCTCTGATcatctaaacaacaaaaaaagtgttacTAAGCCAAGTTCACTAGATGAAGGTTCTGGTCAGTTTAATctaaatgttgaaattaaccTCCAAGCTGTAAAAAGTATACTTATACGACTTAAAAATATTCCAGCAAtcacaaaagctgttacaagaTGGAACCTGTGTGCGTTAGTGAATAACTGAACTCCTTCCCCTCATTCCAAATCGAATCTGGTTATGTCCATCTGCAAGATAGTATTGACCATTTAATGTGAGGGCTGACCTGGACTGGAGTAGCAGGGTAACACAAGTTTGATATCGAGTTCCACAGGGTACTGCGTTAGGACCACTCTCCATTAATTGGCAATGCTATGCAGATAACACCCAGCTATATACATCTGTGTGTCCCAATAACACATCAAACTTGAAGCACGTGCAAGAGACAACAGCCCGCACGTCTAAtaattttctgctttaaaattcAGACTTACAAGTCAAATACAAGTTATTGGATTTGGGCCTTAAGTTCACCAtttagttactttagatggcaaAGCtgtggcctccagtactactgtgTGGAACCATGGTTATTTTTGACCGGGACCTGTCCTTAACCTCCAACATACACGCTAACTtttagaacagccttcttccacctgtgAAATATTGCCAAGATTAAGAGCATCCTGTATCAAAGCAATCTTGAAAAAGTAGCCCATGCATTTCTTACTTCCATTTTGGGCTACTGCAATATAAAATCTTGAAAACCGCAAATCTAGAATTTCAAACCCTCCTCACTTACCTAACTGCCATATTATTCAATAAACCCCTTTTAGTCGCAAAGCAGGCCTACTTGAGATTCCCACAGTGTCCAACCATAGCATGGGAGCCAGAGCCTTTGGACATCAAGCACCACTCCTGTGGAATTGGCTTGTAAGCCaaacagcctctctacttttatgACTTGGCTTAAAGTGTTTTCTAGATAAAGCtcaataaaaactaacaaaGTGCAACCAAGCCATTCAAAAACTGCGCAGTGAACATCCCTGTGCAATGGAAGTTGCTTCCCATCTAGTAGACTTGTTTGAACATTGGTGCATCGACAGTGTGATCAGACACAGACCAGCTTGTTTCAATGTCGGAGCCTTTAATTGTGTAGTATTCAGTACAACATGCAAGAGTATGATCAAGACCAAGTTGGTGAAGTAAGCCATCGGTCATATCCATGCACTGCGCATCTGTGCTGCAGAGAGTTCATGGCTGCAGCTGGTCCTTCTCACATACAAAGGGCAGTGTGTTCGAGCAGGGTAGAGGACCGAACTTCTTATCTGCGAAGAGACAGGATATTTAGAGTACTCACGTACACCACTGAGAGCGCTACAGGAGTTCATTCACCCACGTCCCCCCCCCACACCTTAAACTTACACTTGATTACAGTTGGAAAAAAGTCTTTACATGTCACATACCACGTGTAAATATTAGTTGTCTTAACATTTAACTTTGCCAAATATGCAATGCAACCATTTTAAAACCGTTTTACTAACAAACTAACACTTTACCTCTACATTATCATTTCTCTCATGGAGAGGAGGCGGTCAACATTTCTTAGCGTTCAGAAACAGGGAGCAACCTTACAGGGGAGTTCAGAGGCAGCAGGCAGCCAGTAAGCGTTCAAAAGTGACCTAATTGGAACAGGGATTTCTTACCAGCGAAGAGGTGAACAGAACACACGAGCACTGAGGTAGATTCAGGTCCAACACAGGCTTCTAAGGGAGCAAACAAAAGCCGGCCGAAGGCTTTGACCCAAACTGTGATGGGCTGATGAGCTGCAGGTGAGAGTGGGTGGAGCCAGGCAGGCCAGGCAGCaacagcagaaagacaaaagaacatgAACAGGAACTGCAGAGGGGGGAAACTGATGAGTTCTCAGCAAACCTGAATCTGTCAAAATAtgtttacagtataaatacattttctattttattttacccaAACAGTTCAGGCTCTAAGCTACTAAGCATTAAGGTTTATATGACAATGGCATTGTGTTAGTAGATCAGGTTAGAAGAAGTCATTTTCTACAACATCAGATCATTCTCTGCTCTTAAGCCTTTGTGCTGTGTTCTGTTTACAGTTCAAATTGTTGTAAGCCACATGTAGGCTACGTGTCTTCTTGCTGATTGTATTGGTCAACCTTCCTTTCCCATAGcggagccacatttggcttgagggaggaagcggttgagaccctcagtatggcttgaagatgatcgtcagtaagtgtggacctgtacttggacttattgaagttcaagttagagaaaaCCTTTtcgcacaaatatgtgctcccaaaaaagGCACATGGTCGGCTTGAACATTCGGGAaagctcaggggagccgggggtcagtGGGTGTAGCGAGGCAGGCCAGGCAGGAACAGCAGGAAAACGAAAGAAAACTGCAGAAGGGGTAAATTGTGGATGAGTTTGACATGAGTGGAAGAGCAGGATAGGAAATAAGGTAAGGCAAATAGGTATTTGCTCTTTTGAAAAGGCATTTCCTGACAATTGCGGaagaaacataatttaaattttaactgCTGTTTCTCAGGCAGGAGGGTTGGTACTTCTTTGTGTGGTGTCCTCTTTTCGTTCTCATTCGAATCATCTTTGTTAATTATTCTCTCATCTCCCTCTAGTAGATCTCGTCAGAATGGTTTGGTTATCACTGCCAGTATCACCCACCGTCTAATATGTGAAAAGTAGTCTTCTCATGgttggtgattttttttcactcttttgtGAAATCCCCTTGATCTCCTTCTTCTACTAGGCTTTTTGTGGCATCAACATCTTTACCTGGTTCAACATTACAAGATGGATGACAATGTAAAACTGTATGATGCCTGATATTAGcactttttgctgttttattacaaatgGGTAAGAAACTAAAATGAACCACTGACTGCTTTACCACACTGGTATGTCTAGTCCACATTGCCCTACATTATTAGTTAACTAAAGAAATAGCAGAACCGTGTACCGGAACACAGAATTGACGTTTTGTGTTTGCAACATATTAATTCTTATTCTCATCAAATATCTCATTTTATTCCatcttttgttaatcaagtcaTACTGGGAAGCTTCTTGAAGTGAGCCAAGAGAATAAGCCAATATACTTTATATTGAATGATATTGTTTGAGAATTATTCTTAAAAAGGAATCTTGGGCAATAGCAGACACATGGGTTTAAGAAGtaagtatttaatattttatagacataaaacaaagcaaaatgtacTAGCGAAATAAGTCAACACACTGGACCCttttgtaaaaagacaaaaccctTAACTGAACTTGTGAGGGTTAATGTAAATGAAAGAAccaattaaatgaaaacagtgatCTTTCACTTCACAGGATTCCACTGCGTCAACATTTGTACACTACCTTGACTGATTTTATGATTAATGTGTTTAGAACTGAATTTAGTTTAGGTTTAACTACTTACCAAAATGTTgctaacacaaacatttctcctttaaaaaacaaagacatttgtcctgatttacaataatgaaattttaaaaaatggcattTTTTACCAGAAGAAAATTAAGTGATTTTAGCCGAGTTAACAGATTTAAAGGTTACATTTGGGATGCAAAGaaagccaagaaaaaaaaaaaaacatccccaaATTTTTAAGCTCTAGTAGTTTTTCACACTTATCTTATCATGTTGTATCATCTACAGTTTTAAATTCTGCTATTTAGTGTGTATAACTTTAAAGTGGCTCCCAGTGTCACTCAAAGATGATACAAgcattgaaaacaaaataatcaatgatgaattgcatttttatctttctgctgttttcagGACAAAGCTGATGCATTTTTCAGAGCAAGGCAGCAAAACTGTTGGAGTTGGAGGGAGTTTGAAATCCAATAGGGCAattcatgttaaaatatttaataattttggtATATGGTACTGTTGTTAATGTACATTGTTCTGTAAAGCTGCTGACACTTAATTCACCCAGCTTtaccttttcacattttaataaaaataaatgaatgtaaaaaatagaAGTTGGTAGTTGATTTTTGGGATTAATCAGAAGTGGAGGCTTGATCTTCTTGTGTTGATGTCATTGATGTCTTCTGTTGGAGCTGGTAatatttctggaaaaaaaataaaaaaacagttcaaGCATTTGTTGTTTACTGTTTTAACAAATGCGGATTCAGCATCATTATAATGATGTACATACATCAAGTCAAAATCTACTTCTACGTGATACAGACACCATTCAAATATCATTTTCAGCTCTTTAAGAAAATGGATATTTCAtactttttcagtattttcttttaGTAAGAGAATAGCTGTAACCATCAAAACCTGCCCAGTTCTAACATCTCTAATATCATACTTTCAACTACAGATATTATTGAAAGAAAATTTAAACTTTCAGCTTTTGTAACTTGCACACATGCACTTCTGAAAGAATTTCAACATTCAAATGTATCGTCCACTcatgagcaaaaacaaatgtaggaaAATTTAAACTAACATCTGGGTCAtattcaaatttaaacacacacacacttttttcaattttgttatgttgtaacCCTATATTATAATTGTTCAAATTGTTTCCTCGCTTAATAGTCCTTAATGATAAAGCGAAAACAGAAATGTCTGCAACATTTCTAAAACTGAGCAATCAGGGGAGAAGGCTTTAGTAAGAGAGGCAACCAAAAACCTGATGGTCACTATGGTCACtttgactgagctccagagatggGCAAAGTTCCAGAAAGAAAGCCATTACTGCAGCCTTCCACTGATCTAGGCTCTATGGCCGAGTGACTAGATGGAAGCCTCTCCAAATCACATAgcctgcttttttttgtttaaaaaaaaaaataaaaaaaaattaataaaataaaaaattaaaaaaggcacCCAAGGTAACAAGATAGGTttgtctgatgaaaccaagttTGAAACTTTTTGCCCTCAATTCTAAAcgttatgtctggaggaaaccaggcacaaCTCATCACTTGCCCAATACCATCCATAAAGTGAAACATGGTTGTGGCAGCATCATGGTGTGGAGGTATTTTTCAGCAGCATAGACTGTTAAGGGAAAGCGGAATGGGGTAAGATAAAGAGATGCCCTCAATGAAAATCTGTCCACAGAGCTtaggacctcagactgggcctAAAGTTCAATTTCCAACATGTcaacaatcctaagcacacagccaagacaaggGACAACTCTGTCAACGTCCTGAAGTGGCCCAGTAAGAGTCCTGACTTGAATCCAAAAATTCCCCAGTCCCAGTGTGCAAAGCTTCCTGTGTCATACCCAAAAATCCTCAAGACTGTAACTGCTGCTAAAGACGTTTCAACAAAGTACGAAATTTActaatgtcataaaaaaaataaaataaaataaaataaaaataaaaaaaattcacagacattttcaggCTCCACCATAAAAAAGTGAAGGTGGTGGTCTGAATagtttctgaatgcactgtacacTAACAGCTCCTCACAAACATAGagcaaactttttaaaaatactaacTACAGTTTTTGGTGTTGGGGCTCTTTCtagctttgtgttgtgttgtgttagtGTACCTGCAGGTTGTCATAGTGCCTCTGGCTGCTGCAGTGCAGGTCCTTGGCAGTGCTCTCATTGAGGTAGAAAACAGAGCAAAGGCTACAGAAATAACCTGATTTAGGGACCACAAACTCCTGACCtgaaaacataaagaaacaaaaataaaaaaaaaaatctaagatttaaatctaaaagttttaatatattACACTGCTGTATTTATGTGTATCTCACCAAGGGGGTTGTTAGGGCTGAATGGTGGAAACTGGATATCAGCAGCAACAGGAGACTGAGAACGTGATCGCTTTGCTTGAGGCCCAACAAGCTCCTTCTTCCATTGACTAAAAACTGGAGATGAAAAAACAACCATACTTAATTATAGCCAAATCACAGATAGTTTATCTGCTACAATTTTTCGAGATCATTTTCAGAAAGAAGTACTTTTGTTGCCCAAAACAAGAGTTTGAGTGAATCGTATGCAGGAATATTATTGCTCAGCTCTCTGCACCTTTAATGTTCACCCTGCTCCatctttccttttcctcctctcctgccTCCACACATTCTTCCTGGTTCTGGATCACACCGTAGTGAGGCTGTGGCTCTTGCCCAGCAGTGCTGATATCAGCCTCGCTCACTTCTTCCACCTTTGCCTGGGTCTCCGGCTGCCCTTCACTTGACAGTAGTGATGCATCTTTGGCCAGTAGTGAAGTGGGAAGTGGTTGTTCATCTACTACCTCAACCTTTTTCCATCCAGTAGATTTTCtcactgtgattaaaaaaattagtTGAGTAAACATGTATAaggaaaactgcaaaaaaaagtaattcttcaacttggttttgtgttttagagcACCATTCCTGGAAAACAGTAAATCAGAAGATGGCTGTAACAAATATACAGATGTGTGTATTACCAGGGGtctgtctgcttctcttctTGGCTCGACCTCTTGACCTGGTTGTTACCACTTCCTTATCCTCCCCTTCTTCGACCTCTCCCACCTCATctactgtaacaaagttcatactctcctctaaaaaaataaaaattaaagatagaaaaaatacagtacaatattcACCTTTCagacaatttcaatttaaaaacagaaatttcaaCTGTATAAAAAGTAAGTAGAATTAATGGGAGCTGCTGTATTACTATGCATTAGATCGGGGGTCTCCAACCTTTCTTCCCCgagagctacttttacaaaacGAAAATGGCCAAGAGCTGctcatgttttgtaacattattCTCATTGCTTAtttcaacccaaaaaaactgataagctgttttcctgaacctttaaaaaatgtttttgtatgcGGTTTTGCATTTAGTGCGTCTGtatacatttctttctgttgtaTTCTCTTGCTGGTATGGGTACCAGCAGTGGCTTTGTGCATGCGCGATTAATTTCTGTTGCAGTCTGGACCCAACAAAGGGGTGAACATCTcctgctctgactgcagctgGGAGGGGCTG harbors:
- the LOC137137156 gene encoding type-2 ice-structuring protein-like, which translates into the protein MSLLICGTLTLATAAMLVSETRDTKTPRCPTNWTPYNDRCYYCNSTLTSWDDAENCCQSQNGHLALMTSVDEYNFIQQLVMTATKLSQPVWLRGSTSSQVGRWALFELALNFHLRSPVQLVCPAAECCLVMNFGDEKFSALPCSNKMPFVCEKDQLQP